In the genome of Candidatus Bathyarchaeia archaeon, the window AAACAGCAATTTGCCTCTCAATACTCGGAAGAGCTAGAGGGAAACTGGGAGGGCTGGACCATTTCAAAGGTCTCGACATTAGACGCTTGAGGGAAAAAATCGGGAAGATGCTGGAGGATAAGATTCCCGAGTTGCTTGAGATCGAGTGGGTCAACGCGAAGACCCACGCGCCCGCCTTGTGAAGGGTATCTGTACCCTTTTAGCGGAAGAATCCAATTCGAACTGAAGGGAGGCTTCCATGGCATTCGTGAACATTGACAACAGATACTCCAGCGCTCTCGCCATGGTTGCCGGCATTATTCTCGCCTTAACGAGGCCGGTTCTATCGAACTTGGTGCCGGGTAACGCGTCGAATCCATGGCTTGGACTATTCACAAGCCTTTCCTCCAATGGGCTAACAGTTTTCTCGGTTCTAGCGGGTATCCTTGCGATACTCGTGCAGATCGGAGGAGTCACTGTCTTTCTAGGGGGCCTGCTGTGTTATGCAAACCATCTCAGGTTAGGAAAGGAACTTGTTGGAATTGGAACGACATTTGGACTGGTTGACCTTTTGACCTCGATACCATCCCTCGCATCGGGCAGGTACGGGCCTCCGCTCTGGATTGCCTGGGCAGGTCTCTTTTGCGCTGTCTTCGCAGACAGACACATCAAAGGTCCCAAAGATTCGTACGCTGGAGAGGTACGAAAACTCCTAGTTTCTCTTCGTTCCCGAATGGGCCGGGAAACGGCTTCGAAGAAGAAGAGGGAAAGACAGGCTCGTAGAGCGCGGGCGAGAAAGAGAGCTACGAGACTCGCGGGGACATCAGCGAGACCATACAAACTCGGCAGCAACAGCGACGACTAGAGCCAATCCTCCGCCTAGAAGAATCGATGGCGTGTGAAGATAGGCGAAACCTCCGACAACGACAATAAGGATTATGAGTAATACCAGAAGATCAGCGATGAAATCCTTGTCCACTTGATCCGTACTAATCGCCCTGTTTCTCAGCTTAATCTCGATGAGTGTTCAGCGGGCGCCTTGAAACTGTAGATAAGCTCTGCTCCGTCCACCTAGTAGCTAGCCGGTGATTGATCGTAGCAGGAGTAGAATGTTCCGTTTTCGTTCGCGCATTCTTCGCTTACTATAGTTGTACCACTCCGGTCCATAGGGAATGTACTCGCTTACCCGATATCCTTCCTCTATCAAAGATGGCTTGATGTCATCTCGAATGCCTTTCAACATCTGAAACTCAAAGTCTCGTTTATGATCTTTAGCCAGGTCTCTAGCCTTATCGATGAGTTTTCCGTCATGCGTTCCGATGGCGAAACGGTTTCCTTCTTCGAAGAGCGTCGCCATGAGCTTGAGATAGTTAGCGTCAACATCACTTCTTTTCTTGAAAGCAACTTCCTGGCTTTCGGGGTAGGCACCTTTCACCAGTCGGATTTTCCCCCCGCGAAGAACAAGGTCCCCGAGATCGGACTCGGTCCGTTTCATGTTTGCCTGAAGACAAACGCCCAAGCGTGGATGACTGGGAAGAATCTCCGAATACGTCTTTAGTGTCGCCTCTGCGTACGGTGAATTTTCCATGTCTATCCAGACAAACTGATCATAGGTTTCGGCTTTTTCCACTATTCGGAGGAGATTGGATATGTAAAGGGCAGGATTTGCGGCGAGCCCGATCTGGGATGGTTTTACAGAAATTGTGCCGTCGATTTTCTCTTGTTGTATCCTGTCGAGGAGCTTGAGGTATTCCTCGGTGTAGGCTTGAATGAGCTTCTCGTCTGGAGTATGCTCGCCTAGCCGGTTGAGGATTGCTCTGAGTTTTCTGTTGTTTACGTCGTGGGCAACTCTGATTGCGTCTTCAAGCGAGTATCCTGCAATCCATCTCTTCGCGACACGATAGAGAAGTCTTTCAGTCAGCCCTGGCATGAAATCAGACCTTGATATCCCGCAATCTTGGAACTGGACTGACCAAATTTCTTGACGATAAATGCTTTCAACTTGCCGGCGGCTAGAGAATGGACTCAAGAACTTCTAGTGCCGTAGAGAACTCCTCTGGCCCGGAGGCGTCTCTTGCAATCTGTGGTAGATCCTGACGCTTGATTCCGTAATCACGCAATCTCTTCGAGAGCCCGAGGTCTTTGACCAATTCTTCGACTCGATCGGCAGCGCACAGAGCTTGTTTGTTCTCGTTGAGTCCTATGGGAAGTCCTCCCTCTGCCTTCGCAATCAAAGCTAGCCTGTCAGGATGTTTCCGAGCCTGATGTCTCATCACCTCGGCAAGCGTCAGGCATGATGTGATGCCGTGAGGTATGTTCCAGGTGGCACCGATCACGCGGCCTATCGCGTGGCTTAGTCCGGTTCCTACGCTTTGGACTCCGGCGAAGGACATCCATGCCGCCATTTGACACGCAAGGCGCGCGGCCATCTCAGAGGGATTGTTCGTAGAATGTTTGAGATTCTGAAAAAGAAGCCTGATGGATTCGAGTGCCAGAGTATCGACGTATGGTTGGTGTCTGGGCGAGTAGATCGATTCCACTGCGTGGTCGAGGCTTCGTATTCCACTACAGGCCCAGAGCCAGGAAGGAGTATCAACTGTGACCTTCGGGTCGAGGAAGATAAAACGTGGAACAAGTCTTGAATCTCGAACGCCGGTCTTTCTTTTCGAGGTCTCATCGGTCATTCCTGCTGAGTACGAGAATTCAGCGGCTGAGAGGGTTGTCGGGATCGCGAGGTGAGCAAGGAGAGGTTTCGCGAAGTTTTCCGATAACTCCTTCACAACGACCTTTGTGGAGTCGATAGGGCTGCCGCCTCCAAGGCTAATCAGAGAATCCGCTCTAGCCATCTGAGCCTCGCTAACAGCTCGCTTTATGCCGCTAATCGGGGCGTGTTGTTTGATTCCGGAAAATACTCTCACGAGTCTCCGTCCCGATGCCTTCTCCACCGTCTCGACGAGTCTCGTCTTCTCCGCAATAGTCTGTCCTGTTACTACGAATGGACGTTGAGACTTGATCTTGTCAAGTTCTTCGGATAGTCGTGAAATTGAGCCGGGTCCAAAGTGGACCCGGTCGATGGGCAGGTAGGAATATTCGCCGCTGACGATTTGAACCTGGGACAAGAGCGTTAGCTTCGGACTTGGAAGAACGGGATCGGTCTATTTCTTGACCGGTGTCTGCCAGCTGAACGGATAGTTGGGATCGTCCAGCTTCTCAGCGACTGAGGTCACCTTCAACGGCTTCTTAGTCTCGATCATAATTGCCAGTTCGTTCGTAGAATCTTTTCCAATGCTAGCTTCCACGGCTCCCGGCTGGGGTCCATGGTGTACTCCTCTCCTGTGCAGCGTGAATGATCCTGCTTCGATTCCTCGACGGCTGCTGAAGTCTCCGCTGACATAATACAGGACTTCGTCGCTGTCAATGTTGCTATGGTTGTACGGGACGGGTATGGCTTGAGGGTGGTAGTCTAGTTTTCGCGGGACGAAAGATAGCACGTCAAACCCTGGTGCTTCGAAGGTCTGGTGGATCGGTGGCGGCTGGTGTACCCGACCGGTTAGGGGCTCGAAGTCGTTAACGTTGAAGATCCATGGGTAGAGATAGCCGTCCCACCCGACGACATCGATGGGGTGGTAGTCGAAAACATAGGACATCAACGAGTTGTCTATCTTGACCCTGACCTCAAACTCTCCAGGATCGTTATGTGGGACGAGTTTTTCTGGTCGACGGAAATCTCTGTCCGCGTACGGGGCCAGTTCTACCAACTGGCCGTAATCGTTTCTATATCGTTTTGGAACTTCAATGGGCCCCGCAGATTCGGTTACCATGAACCGATTGTCTTTCCCATCCAGGTTTATTCTGTATGTAGTCCCCCGCGGGGCGACGACGAAGTCTCCCTCGTGGAACGGCAGGATACCGAAGACAGATTCTAGGTTTCCTTTTCCTTCATGGATGAAGTATAGTTCGTCTCCTTGGGCGTTTCTGAAGAACCAGTCCATGCCGCGTGAAGGTCTGACGGTTGAGACGAACACGTCATCATTGTAAAAGAGTGGCTGTCGTCCTTCAATGGGATCCTTTGCCAATTCTGAGTTCTTGGTGCGGACGTGATGGTGACGATGGAGGTCGGGCTGCCAGCGAGTTATCGCGAGCTCCCTGAGTTTCTTGATGTGAGACACTTTCGTTGGCGGGTTGATGTGATAGAGGGTTGAGTAGACACCTGAGAAAGCTTCTGTCCCGAAAACCTCTTCCTGGTAGAGTGAGCCATCTGGTTTTCGGAATTGGGTATGCCTCTTGGCGGGGAGTTTGCCGAGGCTATGATAACTGGGCAATTCGGTCACTCTGACGTTTTCTCGGGGCGTATAACTTTGTTTCTCAACATTCCGAGTCTTTCGATCTCAAGTTCCACGATGTCTCCGGGTTTCAGCCAGGGATGCACCTCGGGTCCGAGTTCTAGGATGGACCCTGTTCCAACCGTTCCGGATCCGAACACGTCTCCCGGTTGAAGGTGAACGGATTGTGATGCACGCGCTATCATCTGAGGGAAGGTCCAATGCATTTTGTCCATGTTTCCCATTGAGAGTTGTTTGTTGTTGATCTTGGCGGTCATCTTGAGGTCAAACTTTCCCGGGCTGATCTTTCGGTCTTGCAGCTCGTCTGGTGTGACAAGCCATGGTCCTAGAGAGGTGGCGAAATCCTTTGCCTTAGCTGGGCCGAGCCCTATTTTCATCTCGCCCAACTGCACGTCTCGTGCACTCCAATCGTTCATTATGGTGTAGCCTGCGATATGAGCCTCGGCTTCCGTTTCTGGTATGTCGATTCCGCCTTGCCCGATTACGCAGGCAACCTCCAGTTCGTAGTCGAGAGTCTTCGTGTAGCCTGGATAGGGAACATTCTCTTCAGGGCCGTAGATTACATGAGGGTTGGAGTAGTAGAAGGCAGGGAACTCGTACCACTCTTGCGGCATCGGAAGGCCTCGTCGGGCTCGCGCGGCCTTTACGTGGTCTTCGAATGCATAGAAATCCCGTAGAGTTGGAGGATCTGGAATAGGAGTCTTGATGATAGCATCCTCCGTTCGAGTCATGAATCTGTGGACATTCTCCGGCGCGATTCTGTTGAAGATCCGCCAGGAAACTGACTGAAGATCATCCAAGAGTTTGGGATTCTTGGATAAGATCAGCTTGATCGAAGCTGCTGACGGCAGGTTTCGAATTGAACGTGGAGCAGGAATCTTCAGCTTATCGGCTATACTGGCAACCCGATCAAGGTCTAGTATCCATTCTCCCCACAGGAGCCCAGTGCGAGCCTTGGTCGGTGCTTTCTTTGTGTTGTAGGCGACCAGTTTCATCTGAGGCTAGAGGTTTCCGCGTTTTGCCTGTTCGGCTTCTATCGATTGGAACAGGGCCTTGAAGTTGCCTTTTCCGAAGGATTCGCTTCCCTTTCTCTGGATGAGCTCGAAGAAGAGTGTGGGTCTGTCCTGAAGAGGTTTGGTGAATATCTGAAGCATGTAGCCCTTCTCATCCTTGTCGACCAAGATGCCGAGGCGTTTGAGATCATCTATTCTCTCCGAGATTCCCCCGACCCGCTTGGGAAGTTCAGCGTAGTAGCTGTCGGGTGTTTTCAGGAACTCGATCCCGCGTTCTGCTAGTCTTGCGACTGTGCCGACAAGGTCTTCTGTGGATATGGCGAGGTGTTGTACGCCTGCACCTTTGAAATAGTCCAGGTATTCCTGAATTTGCGATTTTCTCTTTCCCGCGGCAGGCTCGTTGATCGGGAACTTGACAGTCCCACTAGGATTGCGCATGACCTTGGAACGGAGAGCGGAGTATTCGGTGCTGATGTCCTTGTCGTCAAAACTGATGAGTTGCGTGAACCCGAAAACATTGCCGTAGAACTCGACCCAATAATCCATCTTTCCCTCCTCCACGTTAGCGACCACGTGGTCCACGTGTTTCAATCCAACTGACTCGGCTTTGCCTTGGAAAGGTATGTATCCAGGGGCGAATATTCCGCGATAATCGTGGCGCTCAATGAAAGTGTGAACGGTATCGCCGTATGCTGCGATGGCGGCACCTCGAATTGTACCATGATCGTCCTTGAGAACCTTAGGGGCCTGTATTCCCTTCGCGCCTCGGCGAACTGCCTCCTTGTATGTCCAGTCAACATCCTTGACCCGCATCGCGACATCGGCCACACCATCTCCATGCGTGATAACGTATCTGGAAATCGGATGGTCTGGAACTAGAGACGAGGTTAGTAGAAGTCGGATATCGCCTTGCTGCATAAGATAAGAGATCTTGTCCTTGACCCCTGTCTCAGGCCCACTATAGGCGACGGGTGAAA includes:
- a CDS encoding iron-containing alcohol dehydrogenase produces the protein MSQVQIVSGEYSYLPIDRVHFGPGSISRLSEELDKIKSQRPFVVTGQTIAEKTRLVETVEKASGRRLVRVFSGIKQHAPISGIKRAVSEAQMARADSLISLGGGSPIDSTKVVVKELSENFAKPLLAHLAIPTTLSAAEFSYSAGMTDETSKRKTGVRDSRLVPRFIFLDPKVTVDTPSWLWACSGIRSLDHAVESIYSPRHQPYVDTLALESIRLLFQNLKHSTNNPSEMAARLACQMAAWMSFAGVQSVGTGLSHAIGRVIGATWNIPHGITSCLTLAEVMRHQARKHPDRLALIAKAEGGLPIGLNENKQALCAADRVEELVKDLGLSKRLRDYGIKRQDLPQIARDASGPEEFSTALEVLESIL
- a CDS encoding homogentisate 1,2-dioxygenase — protein: MTELPSYHSLGKLPAKRHTQFRKPDGSLYQEEVFGTEAFSGVYSTLYHINPPTKVSHIKKLRELAITRWQPDLHRHHHVRTKNSELAKDPIEGRQPLFYNDDVFVSTVRPSRGMDWFFRNAQGDELYFIHEGKGNLESVFGILPFHEGDFVVAPRGTTYRINLDGKDNRFMVTESAGPIEVPKRYRNDYGQLVELAPYADRDFRRPEKLVPHNDPGEFEVRVKIDNSLMSYVFDYHPIDVVGWDGYLYPWIFNVNDFEPLTGRVHQPPPIHQTFEAPGFDVLSFVPRKLDYHPQAIPVPYNHSNIDSDEVLYYVSGDFSSRRGIEAGSFTLHRRGVHHGPQPGAVEASIGKDSTNELAIMIETKKPLKVTSVAEKLDDPNYPFSWQTPVKK
- the hppD gene encoding 4-hydroxyphenylpyruvate dioxygenase → MKNDALPIEGIDYVELYVGNAKQASYFYKNGFGFSPVAYSGPETGVKDKISYLMQQGDIRLLLTSSLVPDHPISRYVITHGDGVADVAMRVKDVDWTYKEAVRRGAKGIQAPKVLKDDHGTIRGAAIAAYGDTVHTFIERHDYRGIFAPGYIPFQGKAESVGLKHVDHVVANVEEGKMDYWVEFYGNVFGFTQLISFDDKDISTEYSALRSKVMRNPSGTVKFPINEPAAGKRKSQIQEYLDYFKGAGVQHLAISTEDLVGTVARLAERGIEFLKTPDSYYAELPKRVGGISERIDDLKRLGILVDKDEKGYMLQIFTKPLQDRPTLFFELIQRKGSESFGKGNFKALFQSIEAEQAKRGNL
- a CDS encoding fumarylacetoacetate hydrolase family protein, with amino-acid sequence MKLVAYNTKKAPTKARTGLLWGEWILDLDRVASIADKLKIPAPRSIRNLPSAASIKLILSKNPKLLDDLQSVSWRIFNRIAPENVHRFMTRTEDAIIKTPIPDPPTLRDFYAFEDHVKAARARRGLPMPQEWYEFPAFYYSNPHVIYGPEENVPYPGYTKTLDYELEVACVIGQGGIDIPETEAEAHIAGYTIMNDWSARDVQLGEMKIGLGPAKAKDFATSLGPWLVTPDELQDRKISPGKFDLKMTAKINNKQLSMGNMDKMHWTFPQMIARASQSVHLQPGDVFGSGTVGTGSILELGPEVHPWLKPGDIVELEIERLGMLRNKVIRPEKTSE
- a CDS encoding proline dehydrogenase family protein, producing the protein MPGLTERLLYRVAKRWIAGYSLEDAIRVAHDVNNRKLRAILNRLGEHTPDEKLIQAYTEEYLKLLDRIQQEKIDGTISVKPSQIGLAANPALYISNLLRIVEKAETYDQFVWIDMENSPYAEATLKTYSEILPSHPRLGVCLQANMKRTESDLGDLVLRGGKIRLVKGAYPESQEVAFKKRSDVDANYLKLMATLFEEGNRFAIGTHDGKLIDKARDLAKDHKRDFEFQMLKGIRDDIKPSLIEEGYRVSEYIPYGPEWYNYSKRRMRERKRNILLLLRSITG